The Trichocoleus sp. FACHB-46 DNA window TAGGTTAAGGCGATCGCCCTGTCCTTGTATCACACTACGCACTTCCACCTTAGAGAGGTTGGGCTATGATCCCCATAGCTTCCTAGGGATAAGGTGTGAGTCAGAATGAATGTGAATGAGCTGCTAAAGCGTTATACAGCGGGTGAGAAGGATTTTGGTGCCATAGAACTACCAAAAGCACCGCTACAGGCAGTCATTCTAAGGGGAATTAGCCTGAAAGGAGCTGATTTAGTAGGCGCGAACCTGAGTGGCGCTGATCTCAGCGGCGCTGACCTGAGTGGTGCTAACCTAACAGGCGCTAATTTAACGGGTGCCATTCTGAGCCGAGCCCGTTTGATAGACGCAATTTTGAGAGTGGCTAATTTGACCCGAGCTGATTTAGTCAAAGCTGATCTCAGTCGAGCTAATTTAGTAGGGGCGAAACTAAAAGCAGCAAACTTAGTTCAAGCCAATCTCAGCCGCGCTAGTTTAGGAGAAGCCGACTTACACGGAGCGAATCTGTATCAGGCTAATCTGCGACGGGCTCACTTATATGAAGCAGATCTGATTGGAGCAACGTTGCAAGGCGTAGATTTGAGCAGTGCTGACCTGCTAGGTGCCAGTTTAATCCGGGCTGACCTGACAGATGCTATTTTGACTGCCGCAGATTTAAGCCATACTCAATGGACAGGCATCAATCTAACAGGGGCGAAGTTGCATGGGGCTACGTTGCCAGAAGGAATGCTGGCTCTGGTGCAGTCCTACTCGCTGAGCTAGCGCCGTTCTTGCCCCCTGGTCTATTCAGCTCCTTTGGTCACAACGTCACGCTTCAAAGTCCGATAAGCCACAGATCGAGGCTTCTCTGGGATGACACTAACACTGCCATCCGCTTCCATATAAGCAGCCTTGACATCTGCAAGTTCTTCAATCCCTTGTTGGCGAAATTGACTCATTAATTCATCTTCGGTGATCAGTTCTCGCCGCAGGTTGCGCCGTAACAGTTTACCTTTTTCAACTAAGAGCAAGGGTGGGGGATTGAGGAATTGCTGCACCGCTGGAAAACGAAAGCCTAACCAATTGAGAGCGTAGCTCCAAAAAATGACGGTGCCAATCAGAACCGCCCCTTCTGTAATGGAAGTGTAGTCCCGCGCCATCGCGTTCTGAGCAGCCTCAGCAAATAAAACTACGACTAACAAATCTGTAATTGCCAAGCTGCCTAATTGCCGACTGGGGAGCGATCGCAGAACCCCAAACAACACTAGATAAACAATTGAACCCCGCACAAAAAGCTCAACCAAAGAGAGGTTAGGGACAAATAGCTCTCGCCAATCAACGCTGAATAAGGAACTCATCAAGCTTTATACCTCCCTGCTGCTTTGCTTCGATGCCATCCAGAAAATTCAAGATAATGCTGCTAGATTTTTCCACAAGGAATAAATTCCATTCATGAAATCCTTCGTCAACGACAACAAGCTGAGAGTTAGGGATATGACCTAAAAACTCTTGAGCCACGCTTAGAGGGGTTGTTAAATCCTGACCACCCCAAAGTAAGAGACAAGGCGCTTGGATCTGGGGAAGTAACGGTTTCAGGTCTCCTTCCAAAGCTACCTTCAGGGTTTCAACGACATTCTGGAGATGAAAGAAACAGTTGTATGTAAAAGCTTGAAAAATCTGCTGAAGCTGCGGCAACCGAGCTTGAGGCATCTGACCTAACATTTCCACCAAGCGACGCGGCAACACAGTTGGAATAGTGCCAGAAGGAATCCCTGTGCTATCAATCAACACCAAGCTATCTACGACACCAGGCAGCGTGGCGGAAACTTGGGCCGAAATGCCACCGCCTAGGGAGTGACCGATCAGATGCACTTTTTCTAAATTAAGAATGTTAATAAAGTCGATTAAAAATTGGGTGTAATCATCGTAATTCCAGACAGATTTTGGTCCCGTTGTTTTGCCCAGATTGGGTAAGTAGGGAGCGATCACCCGATACCGTTGGGCCAAGAGGCTCAGCATCTCTTGATAGGGTTCTACCGAAACGCCCCAGCCATGCACAAACAAGATTGGTGGTGTAGCGGTGATCGGTCCCCCAATTAAATAGGAAACATTGCATCCAGCGAAGTGAATTTGCTTTTCAATTAACTGTGTGTTCATCCCATCCCCTTTGTGGTTTGTAACTCCTTAAGGATTAGCTCCTAATGGTTGAATCTGCGACAGCTGTATCCATCCGCTTGAGCAAGCCACGCAGTAGCACCATGCCCACGCCTAACGTCTTGTATCCAACGGTTTCAAATAGCACAGTGATTTTGTCGCCTTCGTAGCGCATGACTGTGCCTATGCCCCAGCTTTTATGCACCACCTGACTGTTGATGGGGAAAGGCTGATGACCTGTTTCTGGCTCATTCGTGATTCCAGCTTTGCAGTTATCACAGAAACCACAAGATTCTGAAAGGCCTTCACCGAAGTAATTGAGGACAAAACGGCGTCGGCAGTCGCGTACTTCGGCATAGCCCCGCATCATTTCAATTCGCGATCGCACATATTGTTGGCGATGTTCTTGTAGGCGCACTGCTTCCTCGACGGCCTCTTCTAGGTCAGGGAGTGATTCGTTGGGTACCACTTCCCCGTTAGGCAAAGTCTCTAGGACTCCCACTTCGCCCAAACGGTTGAGGGTATTTTTGAGTTTGGAGCGGGACAAGTTCGTAGTTTCTTGCAGTTCGCGGGGAGCCATTGGTTCCTCGCGCTCTTGCAACGCCTGCACCACTTGCTCCACATCCTCAGTCTCAATTTTGCCGCCACTGGCAAAGAAGCGACGCAGGTTAAAGTCTTCGGGGTTGTA harbors:
- a CDS encoding pentapeptide repeat-containing protein, which encodes MNVNELLKRYTAGEKDFGAIELPKAPLQAVILRGISLKGADLVGANLSGADLSGADLSGANLTGANLTGAILSRARLIDAILRVANLTRADLVKADLSRANLVGAKLKAANLVQANLSRASLGEADLHGANLYQANLRRAHLYEADLIGATLQGVDLSSADLLGASLIRADLTDAILTAADLSHTQWTGINLTGAKLHGATLPEGMLALVQSYSLS
- a CDS encoding DUF421 domain-containing protein, coding for MSSLFSVDWRELFVPNLSLVELFVRGSIVYLVLFGVLRSLPSRQLGSLAITDLLVVVLFAEAAQNAMARDYTSITEGAVLIGTVIFWSYALNWLGFRFPAVQQFLNPPPLLLVEKGKLLRRNLRRELITEDELMSQFRQQGIEELADVKAAYMEADGSVSVIPEKPRSVAYRTLKRDVVTKGAE
- a CDS encoding alpha/beta fold hydrolase; the encoded protein is MNTQLIEKQIHFAGCNVSYLIGGPITATPPILFVHGWGVSVEPYQEMLSLLAQRYRVIAPYLPNLGKTTGPKSVWNYDDYTQFLIDFINILNLEKVHLIGHSLGGGISAQVSATLPGVVDSLVLIDSTGIPSGTIPTVLPRRLVEMLGQMPQARLPQLQQIFQAFTYNCFFHLQNVVETLKVALEGDLKPLLPQIQAPCLLLWGGQDLTTPLSVAQEFLGHIPNSQLVVVDEGFHEWNLFLVEKSSSIILNFLDGIEAKQQGGIKLDEFLIQR